ggattttttttttagtgttttggCATCAAAGACACCGAAATCACCCCTGCTTTGGGTCATTTTGAGGATTTTTTAGTGTTTTGGCATCAAACACTCCAAAATCACCCCCCAGTTTGGGTTATTTTGGGGATATTTTAGTGTTTTGGTGTTGAAGACACCAAAATCACCCCTGCTTTGGCTCatttttgggatttttttagtaCTTTGGCCTCAAACACCCCAAAATAACCCCCCAATTTGGGTCatttttgggatttttttagtaCTTTGGCCTCAAACACCCCCAAATCGCCCACCAATTTGGGTcatttggggggattttttaGTGTTTTGGCATCAAACTCCCCCAAATCATCCACCAAATTGGGTCATTTTGGGGATTTTTAGTACTTTGGCCTCAAACACCCCCAAATCACCCCCCAATTTGGGTCATTTGGGGGTAATTCCCATCATTCCTCCCAGCTTTGCAGCAAACCGAGCCCAGCGACGCTGACCTCGCCTACGCCGGTAACACCTCGGCGCCGCcgaacccccacccccccaatcCCTGATCCCCAGGAgcgctggggggggtggggggtcctgCACCCAGCGCCCCCCGTTGCGCCCCCCCAGAGCACTGTGCCGTGCCCCGGGTGACGGGCCCGTGCCGCGCCGCCTTCCCGCGCTGGTACTACAGCCCCGCCAACCGCACCTGCCGCCGCTTCACCTACGGCGGCTGCCGCGGCAATCGGAACAACTACCGGAGCCGGGAGGAGTGTCTGAGCCGCTGCGGCCCCAAGccaggtgtgtgggggggtACACGGGGAAAAAAACGGGGTGCCCGGCACCCCCCcgggtggtttgggggggcaccCGAGCGCGCGTGTCCCCTCACGCCGGTTTCTCTCCCCGCAGAAGACACCGGCGGCGATTTCCTCTCCACCAAAGGTAAGGATttcccctccccgcctccccccgccccgctgtgAACATCA
This region of Phalacrocorax carbo chromosome 31 unlocalized genomic scaffold, bPhaCar2.1 SUPER_31_unloc_1, whole genome shotgun sequence genomic DNA includes:
- the SPINT2 gene encoding kunitz-type protease inhibitor 2 — protein: FLPALQQTEPSDADLAYAEHCAVPRVTGPCRAAFPRWYYSPANRTCRRFTYGGCRGNRNNYRSREECLSRCGPKPEDTGGDFLSTKALALGVLLAVLAAILLGYAADVALKTCRRKAELPAPGAGWSPADDKEYLMSNAYTL